Proteins from one Amycolatopsis benzoatilytica AK 16/65 genomic window:
- a CDS encoding tRNA (cytidine(34)-2'-O)-methyltransferase: MFRVLFYHPEIPPNTGNAIRLAANTGCELHLVEPLGFVLEDKQLRRAGLDYHDLARVRVHADLAAAWRALLPAKVYAFSANATRLYTDVAFEPGDVLMFGPESVGLPDEVQHAPEVTDRLRLPMLPNNRSLNLANTAAITVYEAWRQNGFAMP; the protein is encoded by the coding sequence GTGTTCCGAGTGCTCTTCTACCACCCCGAAATCCCGCCCAACACCGGCAACGCGATCCGGCTGGCCGCCAACACCGGATGCGAGCTGCACCTGGTCGAGCCGCTCGGATTCGTGCTGGAGGACAAGCAGCTCCGCCGCGCCGGGCTGGACTACCACGACCTGGCCCGGGTGCGAGTGCACGCCGACCTGGCGGCGGCGTGGCGGGCGCTGCTGCCCGCGAAGGTGTACGCGTTCAGCGCGAACGCGACCCGGCTGTACACCGACGTCGCTTTCGAGCCCGGCGACGTGCTGATGTTCGGGCCGGAATCGGTCGGGCTGCCGGACGAGGTCCAGCACGCCCCGGAGGTCACCGACCGGCTGCGGCTGCCGATGCTGCCCAACAACCGCTCGCTGAACCTGGCGAACACCGCGGCGATCACCGTTTACGAAGCCTGGCGGCAGAACGGGTTCGCGATGCCCTGA
- a CDS encoding acyl-CoA thioesterase, giving the protein MTERQPMIEMPLRVRYHECDGQGIVFNANYLAYADMAAFEVERKLFGSHAEMLAFGVDTVVAESNLRYFAPCRFDDELVISVYLARQGTTSMEFENVIRRGSAVTTRMRLRYVFVDPVEYRKTEPPAEVRAAYAAYLPETV; this is encoded by the coding sequence GTGACCGAGCGGCAACCGATGATCGAGATGCCTCTGCGCGTGCGCTACCACGAATGCGACGGGCAAGGGATCGTGTTCAACGCCAACTACCTGGCCTACGCGGACATGGCCGCGTTCGAGGTGGAACGGAAGCTGTTCGGGTCGCACGCCGAGATGCTCGCCTTCGGCGTGGACACGGTGGTGGCGGAATCGAACCTGCGGTACTTCGCGCCCTGCCGGTTCGACGACGAACTGGTGATCTCGGTGTACCTGGCCCGCCAGGGCACCACGTCGATGGAGTTCGAGAATGTCATCCGCCGCGGCAGCGCGGTGACCACCCGGATGCGCCTGCGGTACGTGTTCGTGGACCCGGTCGAGTACCGCAAGACCGAACCGCCAGCCGAGGTCCGGGCCGCCTACGCGGCGTACCTCCCCGAAACCGTCTGA
- a CDS encoding TAXI family TRAP transporter solute-binding subunit, producing the protein MTVTRRAALLGGLALALAGCGDSYRGPERQITIASGEPGGFYLAFAEVLAAELTRAEPRLHCTALRTEASVENVERVRDGTADLGLALADIAQSALTGGSPFGKPVPLQAVGRVYENYLQLVVRAEDRLTDLRSLAGRPISVGASRSGAAQLGERVFAGIDVPITALHLPLGDAVAALRDKRIDAFLWSGGIPTPALAELNRTTPLALIPLTSVLPQLRKAYGPLYEQVQVPAGAYRGVGSLPTIGVANLLVCSPALPTDVAAAVVRVLVGRAAELVPAQAVGTQFLDVRTLIGTQPVPLHPGAADTYRALHG; encoded by the coding sequence ATGACCGTCACCCGTCGCGCCGCGCTGCTCGGCGGGCTCGCACTCGCCCTCGCCGGCTGCGGAGACTCCTACCGCGGGCCGGAACGGCAGATCACCATCGCGTCCGGCGAGCCGGGCGGCTTCTACCTGGCGTTCGCCGAGGTGCTGGCGGCCGAGCTGACGCGCGCCGAACCGCGACTGCACTGCACCGCGCTGCGCACCGAAGCAAGCGTCGAGAACGTCGAACGGGTTCGCGACGGGACCGCCGATTTGGGGCTGGCGCTCGCCGACATCGCGCAGTCCGCATTGACCGGCGGATCGCCGTTCGGGAAGCCCGTGCCGCTGCAGGCGGTCGGCCGGGTGTACGAGAACTACCTCCAGCTGGTCGTGCGCGCCGAGGACCGGCTGACCGATCTCCGGTCGCTCGCCGGAAGGCCGATCTCCGTCGGGGCGAGCCGCTCCGGCGCCGCACAGCTCGGCGAGCGGGTCTTCGCCGGTATCGACGTGCCGATCACCGCGTTGCACCTTCCGCTCGGCGACGCCGTCGCCGCGTTGCGGGACAAGCGGATCGACGCGTTCCTCTGGTCCGGCGGGATCCCGACGCCGGCGCTGGCCGAGCTCAACCGGACGACGCCGCTCGCGCTCATCCCGCTCACGTCGGTGCTCCCCCAGCTGCGGAAGGCGTACGGCCCGCTGTACGAACAGGTCCAGGTGCCGGCCGGGGCCTATCGCGGCGTGGGTTCGCTTCCGACGATCGGGGTCGCGAACCTGCTGGTGTGCTCCCCCGCGCTGCCGACCGACGTCGCCGCCGCGGTGGTGCGGGTGCTGGTCGGGCGGGCCGCCGAACTGGTGCCCGCACAGGCGGTCGGGACGCAGTTCCTCGACGTGCGGACGCTGATCGGCACCCAGCCGGTTCCGCTGCATCCCGGTGCGGCCGACACCTATCGGGCGCTGCACGGGTGA
- a CDS encoding sensor histidine kinase translates to MRARLLAVLVTLALAVVTAFAVPLLSATADQRTQQLVISRSSDVDRFVVLAQQAVDSGDAAALNADARQYSALYTEGVLVVDAQREPLVQTGGLRSDDPAVRALVEATLRNEPEAPVERIMPWSDTPVLFARPVGTGTRVSGVVLLRASVASAAADVSGAWSAIAAGALVVAALFVLLAVLLSRWMVRPLIELETGVLSVAGGRRAQVPERSGPRELRSLAASVNRMSDAVVESANQQQRLVADTSHQLRNPMAALRLRLDSLGAEMADRPAYAATVAEVERLERILDGLLALATAESTATRLAARADDEPADLAAVVAERVDAWRLSADEAGATLVPCAGHTEPLLVRTPESELAQMLDVLLDNAVHYAGRGATITAGWESTPETGTLIVADDGPGLPPEDLARATERFWRAGGDGAPRGTGLGLSIAREQTRARGGILELRGVEPHGLEVRITLPAAVTP, encoded by the coding sequence GTGCGCGCGCGTCTGCTGGCCGTCCTCGTCACGCTCGCGCTCGCCGTCGTGACGGCGTTCGCTGTGCCGCTCTTGTCCGCGACCGCCGACCAGCGGACCCAGCAGCTGGTGATCTCGCGCAGCAGCGACGTCGACCGCTTCGTGGTGCTCGCGCAACAGGCCGTCGATTCCGGCGACGCGGCCGCGTTGAACGCCGACGCCCGGCAGTATTCGGCGTTATACACCGAAGGCGTGCTCGTCGTGGACGCGCAGCGGGAGCCGCTCGTCCAGACCGGCGGCCTGCGCAGCGACGACCCGGCGGTCCGGGCGTTGGTCGAGGCCACGCTGCGGAACGAACCGGAGGCACCGGTCGAGCGGATCATGCCGTGGTCGGACACGCCGGTGCTCTTCGCCCGGCCAGTCGGCACCGGCACCCGCGTCTCCGGGGTCGTGCTGTTGCGGGCTTCGGTGGCGTCCGCCGCGGCGGACGTCAGCGGCGCGTGGAGCGCGATCGCCGCGGGCGCGCTCGTGGTCGCGGCTCTGTTCGTGCTGCTCGCGGTGTTGTTGTCGCGCTGGATGGTGCGCCCGTTGATCGAACTGGAGACCGGCGTGCTCTCGGTGGCCGGCGGACGCCGGGCACAAGTGCCGGAGCGTTCCGGGCCGAGGGAGTTGCGCTCGCTCGCCGCCTCGGTGAACCGGATGTCCGACGCGGTGGTCGAATCGGCGAACCAGCAGCAGCGGCTCGTCGCGGACACCTCCCATCAGCTGCGGAACCCGATGGCGGCGCTGCGGCTGCGGCTCGATTCGCTCGGCGCCGAGATGGCCGACCGGCCCGCCTACGCCGCGACCGTGGCCGAAGTCGAGCGGCTGGAACGGATTCTCGACGGGCTCCTCGCCCTCGCCACCGCCGAAAGCACTGCGACCCGGCTCGCCGCCCGAGCCGACGACGAGCCCGCTGACCTCGCCGCCGTCGTTGCGGAACGCGTCGACGCGTGGCGGTTGTCCGCTGACGAGGCGGGCGCGACCCTCGTCCCGTGCGCCGGGCACACCGAACCGCTGCTGGTGCGCACACCGGAGAGCGAACTGGCGCAGATGCTCGATGTCCTTCTGGACAACGCGGTCCACTACGCCGGCCGGGGCGCGACCATCACCGCCGGCTGGGAATCCACCCCGGAAACCGGCACGCTGATCGTCGCCGACGACGGCCCCGGACTTCCGCCGGAGGACCTGGCCCGCGCCACCGAGCGGTTCTGGCGCGCCGGCGGCGACGGCGCACCGCGCGGCACCGGGCTCGGGCTCTCCATCGCGCGCGAGCAGACCCGGGCGCGCGGCGGAATCCTGGAGCTGCGCGGCGTCGAGCCGCACGGGCTCGAAGTCCGGATCACCCTGCCCGCGGCGGTGACGCCATGA
- a CDS encoding response regulator transcription factor, translating into MRVLLVEDDTGVARALAETLHAHGHSVASVGRGSDALTRHRDADLLLLDLGLPDMDGLDVLRKIRQVSPAPVIVLTARSDERSVVRALRFGADDYLAKPVRLAELLARMDAVARRASHSGAVPEDQIVRVEDVEIDLGARRVLVAGGDIGLTTKEFAVLAVLAARPGTAVSRQQLMDEVWGDAYLAVSRSLDVHMTQLRAKLDRPGLLTTIRGFGYRLGRD; encoded by the coding sequence GTGCGCGTACTGCTCGTCGAGGACGACACCGGGGTCGCCCGGGCGCTCGCCGAGACGCTGCACGCGCACGGCCATTCCGTCGCTTCCGTCGGCCGCGGCTCGGACGCGCTCACCCGGCATCGGGACGCCGACCTGCTGCTGCTCGACCTCGGGCTGCCCGACATGGACGGCCTCGACGTGCTGCGCAAGATCCGGCAGGTCTCCCCCGCGCCGGTGATCGTGCTGACCGCGCGCAGCGACGAACGTTCGGTCGTCCGCGCGCTCCGCTTCGGCGCGGACGACTACCTGGCCAAGCCGGTCCGGCTGGCCGAGCTGCTGGCCCGGATGGACGCGGTCGCGCGGCGGGCGAGCCACTCCGGTGCGGTGCCGGAGGACCAGATCGTGCGGGTCGAGGACGTGGAGATCGACCTCGGCGCCCGGCGCGTTCTCGTCGCCGGGGGCGATATCGGGCTCACCACCAAGGAATTCGCCGTGCTGGCGGTGCTCGCGGCGCGGCCCGGCACGGCGGTCAGCCGGCAGCAGCTGATGGACGAGGTGTGGGGCGACGCATACCTGGCCGTGTCGCGGTCGCTCGATGTCCACATGACACAGCTGCGCGCGAAGCTCGACCGGCCTGGCTTGCTCACCACCATCCGCGGCTTCGGCTACCGGCTCGGCCGGGATTGA
- a CDS encoding MFS transporter, whose protein sequence is MTTRIQDAGSARAERRVVGNVLRGSVGNLVEWYDWYAYSAFTVYFAKAFFPGGDATAQFLNTAAVFAVGFLMRPLGGWLLGRFADRYGRRSALMLSVTMMACGSLLIAATPGYRTIGIAAPILLVLARLLQGLSVGGEYSTSATYLSEVATPGKRGFYSSFQYVTLVGGQLLALGLQLVLQSVLTDQQMGDWGWRIAFVVGAAAAVIVMLLRKSMDESESYQRLSDNAEGAKREAGTLRQLVKYPREILLVVGLTLGGTVAFYTYATYTQKFLENTAGIPRRTVTVIMFLALLVFAILQPIAGRLSDKIGRRKLLMFFGVAGTVLTVPIMTLMAHTSQPVLAFLLLLGALVIVTGYTSINAIVKAELFPTRIRAIGVGLPYALTVAIFGGTAELIAQALKKAGHESLFFWYVAGCVLVSLIVYATMRETSRSSALERDED, encoded by the coding sequence ATGACAACCCGGATCCAGGACGCCGGCTCGGCACGGGCCGAGCGGCGCGTGGTCGGCAACGTGCTGCGCGGCTCGGTAGGAAATCTCGTCGAGTGGTACGACTGGTACGCCTATTCCGCGTTCACCGTCTATTTCGCGAAGGCGTTCTTCCCCGGCGGCGACGCCACCGCTCAGTTCCTCAACACCGCGGCCGTGTTCGCCGTCGGGTTCCTCATGCGGCCGCTCGGCGGCTGGCTGCTCGGCCGCTTCGCCGACCGGTACGGCCGGCGCTCCGCGCTGATGCTGTCCGTCACGATGATGGCCTGCGGTTCGCTGCTCATCGCCGCGACGCCCGGATACCGGACGATCGGCATCGCCGCCCCGATCCTGCTGGTCCTCGCCCGGCTGCTGCAGGGCCTCTCGGTCGGCGGCGAGTACTCGACGTCGGCGACCTATCTGTCCGAAGTGGCCACTCCGGGCAAGCGCGGGTTCTACTCCAGCTTCCAGTACGTGACGCTGGTCGGCGGGCAGCTGCTCGCGCTCGGCCTGCAGCTGGTCCTGCAGAGCGTCCTCACCGACCAGCAGATGGGCGACTGGGGCTGGCGGATCGCGTTCGTGGTCGGCGCGGCCGCCGCGGTGATCGTGATGCTGCTGCGGAAGTCGATGGACGAATCGGAGAGCTACCAGCGGCTGTCGGACAACGCCGAGGGAGCCAAGCGGGAAGCGGGCACGCTGCGCCAGCTCGTCAAATACCCGCGCGAGATCCTGCTGGTCGTCGGCCTGACGCTGGGCGGCACGGTCGCGTTCTACACCTACGCGACCTACACGCAGAAGTTCCTGGAGAACACCGCGGGCATCCCGCGCCGCACGGTGACCGTGATCATGTTCCTCGCACTGCTGGTCTTCGCGATCCTGCAGCCGATCGCGGGCCGGCTCTCGGACAAGATCGGGCGCCGGAAGCTGCTGATGTTCTTCGGCGTCGCGGGAACCGTGCTGACCGTGCCGATCATGACGCTGATGGCGCACACCAGCCAGCCCGTCCTGGCGTTCCTGCTTCTGCTCGGCGCGCTGGTGATCGTCACCGGCTACACCTCGATCAACGCGATCGTGAAGGCCGAGCTCTTCCCGACGCGGATCCGCGCGATCGGCGTCGGCCTGCCCTACGCGCTCACCGTCGCGATCTTCGGCGGCACCGCCGAGCTGATCGCCCAGGCACTGAAGAAAGCCGGCCACGAATCGCTGTTCTTCTGGTATGTCGCGGGCTGCGTCCTCGTGTCGCTCATCGTGTACGCGACAATGCGGGAAACTTCGCGTTCGTCCGCTCTCGAACGCGACGAGGACTGA